TCAACATCATTCATTATATCACTTTATAATGTTTCCTCTGTTTACCCTATACAATACGGTTTTTTTAATGTGAGTTTTCCATTCAATATGAATATAATAATGGATATAATTCAATATGGATCTAAGTCCTAGTTCTATAAGGAAAATATTATCTAATATAATCCTCAAGAATCTTATGAACCATTAATTAAGATATTTAAACCATCACTGGTGAGTTCATAGGAAGCATCTTTTTTTCCCATGCCTTTCATTGCTTCAATGGTTATTTTTTCTCCATCAAGTTTTACAATGTTATCAACCATGGACTTAATCATGATTTCTGTCTTTGAATCTGCAGATCCTTCGGTATAGGTGATTAATACAGTACTACCCGATTCTTTCATCCTTAAAATGTATGTTTTTAAAACACGGACAATTAAAAGTTCATTATTAGACTCTAGAATCGTGGTCAGGGAATCTATCAACCCCCTTGAACGAAGGCTGCTTTGGGAGATGGAACGCGCCCCTCTGGTGACTTTAACCAGGATGTCAGTTGGGTTTCGAACGGATGAAAGTTGATATCTATCGGATTCTTCCACATCTAAATCACTGGAAGCCGCATCAACCACATACAACATCCCCTTTTCCATATAATCATCCAGAACAAATCCCATATCAGCCATGTTTTGATAAATTTCAGACATGTCATGATCCGTAGTTAAAAAGAGACAGGGCTCATCCTGAGTCAGCCCATGGTAGGCGAATTCATAACAAAAAATGGACTTACCAACACCTTGCGGACCGTATATTAGTGTGGCTGTGTTTTCAGGAATACCTCCCAAACCCAATCCCAGGCCGTCATCAGAAGAGGTTAAATTATCAAATCCAGAAATACCCGAAGCAATGCGAACTATCATTGAGTTCACCTGTAAAGTAGTTCCAAAAGAGCATCCAGTGCATCTTCGATTCCCTCATCTTGGTGCAGGCTTACCGGAATGATGGGTATGCTGTGGTCTATGTTCATGACTTTTCTGATTTCTTCTGGTGATAATGCATCTGGAAGATCTTGTTTGTTGGCCACAATAACCTTGGGTATAGCTTCTGCCTTGCACCTTTTCATCATTTCCTTTGCTCGGGCAAATGTTTTAGGTTCAGTGGAATCCACCATTATAAATGCACCTACAGCTTCTTTAGACAAAACATCCAATATGAGGTCAAATCGTTCCTGTCCTGGAGTTCCAAAAACATCAGCAATAAATCCTTTGTATTCAACATGACCTATATCCATGGCTATAGTAGTGGGAACCTGACCTAGAGCCATTCTATCCACAGAAACAGATTCAGGTGCTATTTTTTTAACAAAAGTGGATTTTCCAGCGTTGAAAGGTCCGGTTACCAGTATTTTTGGGATGAATATCTTAACTCCACCTGGACGTAATATATTAAATAAAACCATGTTGCTGGAGGGAGTGGTCCAACTTGCACCGGTAACCATAAACCCCTGACCAATGATTACTCTTTCTTCAATGGTGTTAAGGTTAACCAAACAGTCCATAGATTCTTTTATTTGCATGATTAAATCATTTTCATAATCCCACTCAGTAAATATGTATAACAATATGGTTTCATTCTCTTTAGCAACCTTATTCCAATTTTTAATTATACGTATTGTTTCTCCTTCCTCTAAATAATCTATGAGAGTTGAAAGATTGTTAATTACACCCACACCACTGGGAACATCAGTGATTGCTTGAATTACAACTTCTTCTATTTGTGAATAATCTTCTATCCCATATTTGCCTGTTACTGGGGCGCCTATGAAGTATGAACTACCATCCACAAAAAAGGCATGGTTGTTTTCCAAATTTCTTTCAAGATCCCATCCAAATTTTTCGAATTCATATATTATGGAACTGGGTTCAGTCACATTGGTAAATATGAAACCATGATCTCCTTCTTCCAGCCGACTATAAAGAGTTTGATAACCAAAAGCCTCACACTCGACACCAGGATCAGCATAGAAAAGGACAGATGAACCTTCTGGTATTCCTCCACCTAAAAAATCGTCAAGTTTAGGAATGTGAGTTCTCTTCATAATCACATACCACCCATGATCTGGTTGACCTGTTCAGCAATTGATTCCATTTCAAAGAATATAAGTCCCAACTGAGCTTCAGGTTCAGTTAGTACGGTTAAAATAGCTTTGGGACCTGCGGGAATTAGCACTATGGTCCCTTTTTCAGTCTTTACAGAAATTTGGCTAACTGAACCCGTGGTCATCTGGCCAGATGCTGCTTCAGCCGCTCCCATGATTGTTGAACACAAAGCTGAAAAAATACGAGCATCAACATCCGGAGGAGTTCTGGAGTTAATTAAAAGTCCCTCTTTAGAAACTATGCCACATGCTTTTATCTGACCTACCTGCATCAGTGTTGTTAATATGTCATCCAGCTCTTCTTTTTTAGTTTTGGCCATTTATTTCCCCCGTATTTTTTATTTATTTTACATAATATTAACCATTGATCCCTTAATAATCAATGAAATAATCAACAATATCTATTATATCTTAGCTTCTTTTTAGAATTTTCGCTTATAATTTCACCATCCAGTATAATTTATAGAAAACATAAATCAATAAAAAGGTCAGTATTACACTTATAATGATGTATAAATTGTTTAATACTGGAATATCATAAAAATCATCAACGATATTAATGAAAACCGCGCATGAATACAGTATCATAGCCACTGCAAATATTTGGAAGACCTTAATTGTTTGTGATTTATTTGTAAATAAACGACCCAGTGCTGCAGTTTTATACTTTCTGAGATTTAAAAATATCATTAAGGGGAAAAAGAACAGTATTCCAAAGAGGAGGATATTGAAAATAGCATTATATATATTCATTTTCCTCACCTTTTTTAAGAACAGTTTGTAATCCATATACAAAATACAAAAGAGAAATAGCATAGAATATGGCTGTTAATTTTAAAATAAACACACTAGGATCGGGAAAAAGAGAATAATAGGTTTGTCCAAGCCAGAAGAAAAGTGCGCCCACTGCTATTATCAAAAATATTTTCTTTATTTGCTTTTCATGTAAAAAGATCATAGATGAAACAAAATCTTCGCTGTCTAATTGTTTTAATAGGATTATAGAGTAATAAATAAGTAGAATTCCTAAGGATATGGATGTAATATGTAATATAGCATCGATGAATTCTAACTGGTCAGACAAGTTAAATGCCTCCCCCTTTTCACAATACAATTATTAAATTGTTTTTCAAATAATTTAAATATTTCTTATAGATTTATGAAGATAAAAAAGAGCTAAGCAAAGATATAATATTTAAATATTCTTATGATCTCTTAGAGTAGTTTTTCCAATATTCAACCACATACTCAATCCCAATAAACATCAGCTGTTGTGAATACATATTTAGATGAAAAAGCCGGGTTAAAAACTGAATTGGTTAAATTTTCTGTTCTAAATGTCTCACAAATTTTTTTCCTAACATAATAATTAATCCTATCTCCTAAACAGTTTCGATCTGTTTTATCTTTAACCGATGATGAAGAAGCATGTATCCGAAGCTGTATCTTTGTTTTTTGATAAGTGGGGTTAAAACCCTGATTAATATAATCAATATTAATTATTTTTACACTGGAAGGATTTAAAAGCCTTTGGTGTTCAAAAGCATAATCATCAAAAGTTTTATCAGGGTATATTGCAAATCCATCCGATAAAGATCCTTCTAATGCTCCTGCACGTGCAGAACTCATAGCTTGATTCAATTCACTTGAATCCTTAATATTGATGGCTAATGGAAATAAAATCATAATACTAAACCCCAATATCATTAGGAATTCAATAGGAAGCTGTCCCTTGAAATCATTTTGAAAACTGCACATGTTACCAACTCATAGGAATTTAACAAGACTTCTTTTTCTTCTTTTTCTGATTAGGGATACAATGGATTATATTATGAAGTTTCAAATAACCGCTGAAATTTTTTTATAAGGATTGATAAAGGATCACTCTGTGACCAGTCTGGTTATTTTTTACATTTCGAATCTTGTAAGTTCTGCTAGGCAGCAGTATAACCTTATATTGATTCATCTCGTAATTAGAGATTATTTTAAAATAAGAAAATGAATAACCACACTTACCTTTGATTTTGACTAAAACACCTGATTGGTTAGTTTCCACTTCGTAATATGATCCATCAATTTGAGAAGGCATTTTTATGGTTATTTCATGGCCTTCCCCTCCTGAATATGATTCTTCAATAGCTTGGGCTATCTTTTCTGATATTAAACGTGCTTCTGATAATTGGGAAGTATGATGCACTGTTTCAAACCTTTCATTAGCAATGGAGAACACCCCACCCAAGATTGCCAAGAGGAACAAAATCGAGAACACAAAATCAATGTTCAAGGATGCCTTATCATCTTTAGTAATAGTTAAACCCATAAACTTATTAATATATTGGTACTATTAATACTTATCTAAATAAAAATAGGAGGAATTATCATGAAAAACTATGAAAAAAATGTTGCAGAAAAAAATAAAGCGTGTGATTTGTTAATTGAATTTAAAGAAAGTGAAAACCCAGGAAATGATTCAATTGATTCATTATTACCCGAAATTAAAGGAATGGAAGAAATTGAAAAAGTTTTAAATAATACAGAAGCTTATTTTTATATTAAGGAATCAGAATTTTACGATGTTGTTACTGTTGATTTATATTCCAACCCTATTTTAGCTATTGAGGAATTCAAAAAGACACCTACAATTGCTATAAAGAAAGTAATACCCCTTGATTTAGTTGTGCCTTCGCTTAAAGAGAATATTATTAGAGATGTTTTGAATTTAGCATCCATTAAAATAAAAAATAATGAATCTTTTACTGTAAAATGTGAAATTCGAAATAAAAGATACATAAAATCTAAAGAGCAATTGATTTATCAAATAATAGATGAAATCTGTAATAAATTGAAGTACAATTATGATGAAAAAAATCCCCACTGGACAATAATTATAGAAGAATTTGGAAAAAACACTGGAATTGGAATAAATAAGACTCAAAATATATTCATAAATCAATAAAACGATTGGCACTACTTTTCATACGCTTTTTATTTACTTTTCCTTTTTTTATTTTTTTACTTATATCTTTTTACCTAAGCTGATTCTTCCATAATTTCCTCTTTATTTCCAATTAATCCGTTTAATAAATTCATGTAATTTTGATGGAATGTCAAAACAAAGAGATAATTTTATTTATAATATCATGGAGATGGATTATAGGGTTTTTGATATGTACAATATATTGCTCTTCAGTGGTGGGGTATACAAATTTGAACTCCTGGCAGAATACATTGAAGATGTAGGTGGTTTACTAGTGCAGGAAGATCGTCTTCATATATCTCGTGGGAGTTATTTTCTTTCAGAAGAGATGAGGGTAATTTTAATTGTGCCCCAAAGTGAAATTTCAAGTGTCAAATCCTTTGCCTATGATATAAAAGGAAATATTGAAGAATTAAAATTAGAAAAAAATCTTGAAAGCAAGCTTAAAAACTCTTTAATTATATACAATATTTTGTCTAAGAAAGAAAATTGGATGGGAATAACTGAAATACTTGATCAAATACAAAAGGATACTCAAGGAAATTATTATAATGAACTTGAATCAGATATAAAAGATTCCGAACATGATTTGGAAAAGTGTTTAGAATTAATGCTTTCATTAAAACTCATTAAAAAACGTAAACATAACGAAATTGATGAATATCATCTCGTTCAAAAAAATTAAACTGAGATGTATTTAGTACCATGTTCTGGACCGAATTTTTAATAAATGAATTTAGATTTAGGATTTAATTTACTATTATTGGAATAATTTAGTGATAAAAAATGATTAAAGGAGAAAGCCTAATTTTTATTGGAATTGCTGCTGTAATACTTGGCATATTACTTATCTTCATAGGCTCAGCTGTTCTATCATCAGGCAAAAACGAAGGCCATAATGAGGTTAAAACAGGTGGCATTATCCTGATTGGGCCAATACCCATCATATTTGGAAACGACAGAAACACGGTTCTTACAGTTTCATTGGTGGCTATTATAATAATGGTGATATTCTATCTCCTGTTTTATAGGGGAAGTACCTGATGATTTTTAATCCCCTAATCCCATCAAAAATCTATCAGAATTTAAATAATTTTTCAGATGATCTAAACATAAAGGAAATAAAGGTCTTATTATGAATTTAATCAATTTAAAAGATAAAAAATTCTTAATCGCATTACCTGCATTGGCTGCGCTCTTTATTGCCCTAATTCCCACCCTGAAATATCAGTGGCCACTGGGTTGGGATATTATTTATCACATACAATACGCCCAAGTATACACTAATTATGGATTCACTCTGACTGATCCTCTCCTACAATTTCCAGTTGGTAAGAAAATAGGTTATCCTCCTCTGTTTCACTTTTTGATTGCTGTATTGGGGTCAGGGCTTGGGATTGATTATTTCCAGATATCTCGGTTCTTACAACCAATTCTGGCCATGTTAGTAGTTTTATCAGTTTCATATGTAGGTTACAAATTTTATGGACCAATTGCAGGATGTGGTGCGGGTTTCCTAATGTTATCAAGTTATCTGGTGAGTAGGATAATTTTACCCCTTCCTGAGAATTTAGCATTAATATTCCTACCATTGGCTGTTTATTTATATTATAAATCTTTAATAAACAGCAAAATTAAGTTTGCTTTTTACAGTGGATTGCTTTTCATAGCAGTAGTTTTGACTCATCAAGCTGCCACTTTATGCCTTTTTTTAGTGATTGTCAGTGTGACAATTATGGAACTAGTAGTTTATCGAAATTTAGGTGTTTGGAAAAGTATAACTTCCTTTTTCATACCACTTGTATCTTTATTAATTACAATTATCATCTTCATCCAAATCTGGGCACCTGAAATCCTGCAAAACATTATTCAACATGGAATTTTTAGCGTAACAGGTTTGAGCACATCTATCAATAACCGACCCCTGGGTATTTTCAGTTATTTGGGTAATCTAGGAATTTTAGTGCTGATATTTGCAATCATTGGCTTAATTAACTCATTGAAAAATCATCAAAAGAAAGATCTGGTCATATTATTATGGACAATTTCCATGCTCATCCTAAGCTATGCATACTTATTCGGAATCAATGTTATTTCATACCGAGTGCTGATATACATTTTAATACCTCTAAGTATATTAGGTGGATCTGGATTTTATTTTGTTTATCTGAAAATAAAAGATAAAGAGATTTTATCTTCAAAAAAAATTCAAACATGCTTTTTAGTTTTGATAATTGGTTTATCCTTACTAAATGGATTTTTAACAGTTGCAAGCCCTAAAATTGCCATTTTTGGAGTTAAAAATGAAATAAATACAGTTCAAATTGCCCCACCATCGAATTCAGAAGTTGATTTGGCCAACTGGTTAAATGAAAACGGGAATAAAAGCCGTTCATTTGTCATATCAAACCAGTTTACTGGCACATTCTTAGTAACAAAGACAAATATCCCTCTTCACTTTGGGTTTGAGTATTATTCAACTAATGAAAAAGTTCCTATTCAAGGAAAATTTGTTAATAACAGCCCACTTACTGCCTTCAGAGATGAAAATATTGGATACATAATTTATGATAAGAGATTGATTATTATACCTCCTGAAAACTATCTTTCAATGCGTATTATTGACTCAGAATTTTACCCACTATATTATTTCACTCAGGATATTGCCACAAATATCAATGAGATCAAACCCGATTTCTCAAGGGTTGTATATGAAAACCAAGATTTTATTGTTTGTGAAGTAGATTTTAAATAATTCAAGAGATATATTCGATTTCTAATAGAGAATAAAAAATTTTCATTGCAGTATTAAAATTGAAAATCAAAAAGAATTTAAAACAAATATTGCCGGATACCATATAACTTTGAACTAGAACCAATATAAATAAATAAACCATCATCAGTATAAAAATAAAAAATCATAAAAACTCATGTTTAATAATTATTTAAGTGATTCTATGAAATTATCTGTAGTTATCCCCGCTCTAAACGAAGAAGGAATAGTTGGAAAAACTGTTGAATCTGTGCCTTTAAAAAAATTAAGTGATGCGGGGTTTGAAACCGAAATTATAGTTGTTGATAACGCATCCGAAGATAACACTTCTCAAGAAGCCATGGAAGCCGGTGCAAAGGTTGTTTGTGAAAAAAATCGAGGATATGGAAATGCTTATCTTCGAGGTTTCCGTGAAGCATCTGGAGATATAATAGTAATGGGAGATGCCGATGGAACATATCCCTTTGACGAAATATTAGAATTTATTCAACCCATTTTAAAAGAAAATGCAGAATTTGTTATGGGTTCCAGATTAAAAGGTAACATAAAAAAAGGCGCCATGCCTGCCCTTCATAGATACATTGGAAATCCTTTTCTGACATGGGTTTTAAACGCCCTCTTTCATACAGGAATATCTGATGCTCATTGTGGAATGCGTGCCATGACTAAGGAAGCATGGAATAAAATGGATTTAAAAACACCTGGAATGGAATTTGCTTCAGAAATGGTCATAGAAGCATCCCGAAAAAATTTAAGAATATCCGAAGTTCCTATTACCTATTACCCTAGAGAAGGTGAATCGAAACTTAGTTCATTTTCAGACGGATGGAGACATCTGCGTTTTATGATGATGTATCGTCCAGGACCATTTCTGTTCATACCTGGTATTATAGTGCTAATGTTAGGTATACTTCTAACAGGAGTAGCCTTGTTCCAAGGCATTTCTCGCATGCATTCATTAATTTTGGGAGGATTGCTCTTACTAATTGGATACCAAATGCTTCTTTCATGGCTTTATTTTGGAGCATTTGGAGCCTCTTACGGAATTTATCGTAAAACAAGCCTATCAAAAAAAATAATGAATTACCACTCCCTTGAAAAAGAGCTCATTATTGGAGTATTCTTTTTAGTCTTTGGAGTATTAATTGGACTTAATGTACTTTACAATTGGGCTACGGGTGGTTTTGGAGCGCTTTATCAAGTTCAGAGTACAGTTATTGCCATGATTCTATCTATTTTAGGAATACAAACCATTTTCTCAGGAATGTTTTTAAGTTTGTTATTGTTGAATCAAGTAGATGAGAGTAATTAAGTGGAGTTTAAATGAAAATTGCTTTTATTTATGACACTGTTTATCCCTGGGTTAAGGGAGGGGCTGAAAAAAGAATATACGAACTTGCAAGAAGATTGGTTAAAAATGGGCATGAAGTCCATTGGTACTCCTGGGGATGGTGGTGGCCAGAAAAAGGCAAAAAAGACATAATATTAGAAGGTATTCACTTGCATGGAGTCGGTCAACCCCACTCTTTATACAATGGAAATAAACGATCTATTAAAGAAGCCATTCTTTTCGCTGTGAAACTCTGGCCGCAACTTAATAAAGAAAAATTTGATATCATTGATTGTCAGGGATTTCCATTTTTCTCCTGTATCACAGCAAAAATCCACTCTATTTTTGGAAAATCTAAATTAATAATTACTTTTCATGAAGTGTGGGGTGATTATTGGTACCAATATTTAGGGTATTTAGGATTTTTCGGAAAGCTTGTAGAGAAATTCATTTTTCGTTTAACTAACCGAATTATTACTGTATCTTCAAAAACACAGCAAGATCTTCTAAAACAAATAAATGCTTCTGAAGCTAAAGTGATTCCCAATGGTATTGATTTTAAGGAAATCATTGAAGTTAAACCACATAAAAATCATCACCAAGTTGTATTCGCCGGTAGATTGATTAAAGAAAAACGAGTAGATTTGTTAATTAGAGCACTAGCCTTTGTAAAAAAGGATGTGACCAACATTAAAGCCATAATTTTTGGCGAAGGGCCAGAAGAACAAAAAATAAAAAAACTCGCTGATGAACTCGAATTATCAAATAATATTACATTCAGAGGATTTCTTGAAAACCATCCCGATCTTATTTCACATCTAAAATCATCAGAAGTATTTGTATTACCATCCGAAAGAGAAGGCTTTGGTATAATAGTCATTGAATCAAATGCTTGTGGGTTACCTGTAGTTATAGTTCAGAGTTCTATGAATGCAGCTGTTGATCTAGTAAACGAGGGAATGAATGGTTTCATAGCAAATTCAACAGTTGAAGATCTTGCCAAGAAAATTACCCTAGCCTTGCATGAAAAAAAGAGCATGAGCGATAATTGCATCGCTTTTGCTAAAAAATATGATTGGGATAATATAATCCCAGTTCTTGAAAATTATTATTATAACTCCTTATAGAAGACCAAAAATTAGAATCTCACAATAATACAATAATAATTCAATAAATTAAATATTTTTATGAGGGAGATTATGAAAATACTTCAGACTCCAGTTAGATTTTACCCATATATTGGTGGGGTAGAAAACTATGTTTATTACTTATCCCAAGAATTAGTTCAAATGGGCCATGAGGTTAATGTTTTATGTGCAAATGAGCCTGTTTCAGCTGAATATGGAACGGTTAATGGAATAAATATTAAAAGACTATTTTCAATTGGTAAAATAGCCAATACAAACCTAACACCCGGACTTCTTCGAGCTTTATCGCGTGAAGATTTTGATATTATCCACACACATATCCCAACACCATGGAGTGCTGATCTAAGTGCTTACATATCTTCAAAAAATAAAAAACCATTGGTCTTAACGTATCACAATGACGTAACTGGAAAAGGATTTGCAAACCATATAGCAAAATTATATAACGCTACTGGACTGCAAAGAGTTCTCAAAAAAGCTGACAGGATTATAATTACCCAAGCAAGCTACTTTGAATCATCCCCATATCTCAAGCCTTACCATGAAAAAATTTTGGTTGTTCCCAACGGAGTTAATATAAATAAGTTTCAACCATCAAAAGCGAAAGAAAAAAACACTTTGTTCTTCTTAAGTGTTCTTGATGAATATCATAAATATAAAGGTTTGGATTACCTTTTAAATGCCTTGAAAATTGTTAAAAATGAAATAAAATCTGTTAAACTAATTGTAGGAGGTAAAGGAGTTCTTTTAAAATCATATGGAGAATTAGCAACCAAATTGGGATTGGAGGAAAATGTGGAATTTGTTGGTTTCATACCTGATGATAAACTCTCTGATTATTATAGTCAAGCTAATATTTTCGTACTTCCCTCGATTTCTCCAGTACAAGAAGGCTTTGGAATAGTTGCTCTGGAAGCTTTAGCTTGTAAAACACCTGTTGTAACCACCAATATTGTTGGGATAGCTGATGATTTAAAAAAAAGTGAATCTGGAACAGTAGTGAAACCTAAAGATGTTGAATCCCTTGCCCAAGGAATTATAAAAATTCTAAATAATCAAAAACTTCAATTAACAATGGGTGAAAACGGGCGAAAGATGGTTGGGGAAAAGTATACTTGGAAAAAAGTAGCAGAAACCATGGTCAATATTTATAGTGAGATAATTTAGTAAGAATTGTTCTATAACTAATAATTAATGTTATCATTATATTTTATAAGTAAGATACTTCCAATAATTCAAAATCAAGAAAAAATAATGATAATAAAAGCTTTAATACTATTTAAGCAATATTTAATTTGACGAGATTAGGTATAAAACATTGTCGAATGGGAAAATTAAATCCTGTATAATAATATAGATGATAATTATGAATCTAAGGCTAATTAATTCAATAAAAGGCAGATACTTGCTGTTAATTATTATTACACTAATATTAACAGATATTACTATAATCTTAGATATTAGTTATCTCAGAGAGGCCTTATCTTTCCTTTTTTTCACAATTATTCCCGGTTTGATAATAATTCAGGTTTTAAAACCTGAATTAGAATTTGTGAAAAAAACTCTACTATGGGTTGGGATAAGCATTGCATTACTCATATCCACTGGTTTGATTCTTAACGCTTTATATCCGTCAATTGAATATCCTTTATCTTTAAAACCAGTTCTGATTACTCTCAATGGAATAATGATTGGATTAGTAGCTGTTGCCTACAAATTCAAACCTGACAATTTTTGTAATAAAAAAATTTTTAACTTTAATCTGGATTTGAAAGGTAAATTAATATCACCCCTAATTTTACCGATTCTGTTTCCATTGTTGGCTGTTATTGGCACATATTCCATGAATTTATTTCAAAACAATATAATTCTAATGATCTTATTGTTCTTGATACCGATACATATAATCATAATAACTTACTTTAACGAAAAAATTCATCCTATTAACTACCCTCTTGCTCTCTGGCTAATAGGGATGAGTTTATTATTGATGCATAGTTTAACATCTAATTTTGTTTTAGGTCGTGATGTTCATATAGAATATTACACTTTCCAATTGACCTTAAACAGTCATTACTGGGACATCAATCAATTTTACAACCCCTATAACGCCTGTCTGAGCATCAACATACTGCCGACCATTTATCAAGTATTGTCAGACATGAATCCAGAATATGTATTCAAATTGTTTTTCGCTATAATTGGTTCCATACTTCCAGTAGTTTTATACAAAGTATTAGAGAATTTTTTAAAAAATCGTAATGCATTTTTAGCATCTTTGCTTCTGGTTTTTCAGGCATTTTTTATCAATCTCACAGGATGCATAAGACAAGAAGTGGCTATTCTATTCTTCTTCCTATCCATATTAGTGCTCTATCAAAAAGATTTCTCAAAGTCAATTCCATTAAAAGCCTTATTTTTAATTTTAGTATTTTCCATGGTAATGTCACATTACACAACTTCTTATGTGGCTCTAGTTATTCTTGTACCTTTATTACTCATACCTTTCTTTAAGG
This Methanobacteriaceae archaeon DNA region includes the following protein-coding sequences:
- a CDS encoding ATPase — encoded protein: MIVRIASGISGFDNLTSSDDGLGLGLGGIPENTATLIYGPQGVGKSIFCYEFAYHGLTQDEPCLFLTTDHDMSEIYQNMADMGFVLDDYMEKGMLYVVDAASSDLDVEESDRYQLSSVRNPTDILVKVTRGARSISQSSLRSRGLIDSLTTILESNNELLIVRVLKTYILRMKESGSTVLITYTEGSADSKTEIMIKSMVDNIVKLDGEKITIEAMKGMGKKDASYELTSDGLNILINGS
- a CDS encoding GTP-binding protein, whose protein sequence is MKRTHIPKLDDFLGGGIPEGSSVLFYADPGVECEAFGYQTLYSRLEEGDHGFIFTNVTEPSSIIYEFEKFGWDLERNLENNHAFFVDGSSYFIGAPVTGKYGIEDYSQIEEVVIQAITDVPSGVGVINNLSTLIDYLEEGETIRIIKNWNKVAKENETILLYIFTEWDYENDLIMQIKESMDCLVNLNTIEERVIIGQGFMVTGASWTTPSSNMVLFNILRPGGVKIFIPKILVTGPFNAGKSTFVKKIAPESVSVDRMALGQVPTTIAMDIGHVEYKGFIADVFGTPGQERFDLILDVLSKEAVGAFIMVDSTEPKTFARAKEMMKRCKAEAIPKVIVANKQDLPDALSPEEIRKVMNIDHSIPIIPVSLHQDEGIEDALDALLELLYR
- a CDS encoding roadblock/LC7 domain-containing protein; the encoded protein is MAKTKKEELDDILTTLMQVGQIKACGIVSKEGLLINSRTPPDVDARIFSALCSTIMGAAEAASGQMTTGSVSQISVKTEKGTIVLIPAGPKAILTVLTEPEAQLGLIFFEMESIAEQVNQIMGGM
- a CDS encoding RNA-binding protein, translated to MMKNYEKNVAEKNKACDLLIEFKESENPGNDSIDSLLPEIKGMEEIEKVLNNTEAYFYIKESEFYDVVTVDLYSNPILAIEEFKKTPTIAIKKVIPLDLVVPSLKENIIRDVLNLASIKIKNNESFTVKCEIRNKRYIKSKEQLIYQIIDEICNKLKYNYDEKNPHWTIIIEEFGKNTGIGINKTQNIFINQ
- a CDS encoding methyl CoM reductase subunit C, with the protein product MYNILLFSGGVYKFELLAEYIEDVGGLLVQEDRLHISRGSYFLSEEMRVILIVPQSEISSVKSFAYDIKGNIEELKLEKNLESKLKNSLIIYNILSKKENWMGITEILDQIQKDTQGNYYNELESDIKDSEHDLEKCLELMLSLKLIKKRKHNEIDEYHLVQKN
- a CDS encoding TIGR00304 family protein is translated as MIKGESLIFIGIAAVILGILLIFIGSAVLSSGKNEGHNEVKTGGIILIGPIPIIFGNDRNTVLTVSLVAIIIMVIFYLLFYRGST
- a CDS encoding glycosyltransferase family 2 protein: MKLSVVIPALNEEGIVGKTVESVPLKKLSDAGFETEIIVVDNASEDNTSQEAMEAGAKVVCEKNRGYGNAYLRGFREASGDIIVMGDADGTYPFDEILEFIQPILKENAEFVMGSRLKGNIKKGAMPALHRYIGNPFLTWVLNALFHTGISDAHCGMRAMTKEAWNKMDLKTPGMEFASEMVIEASRKNLRISEVPITYYPREGESKLSSFSDGWRHLRFMMMYRPGPFLFIPGIIVLMLGILLTGVALFQGISRMHSLILGGLLLLIGYQMLLSWLYFGAFGASYGIYRKTSLSKKIMNYHSLEKELIIGVFFLVFGVLIGLNVLYNWATGGFGALYQVQSTVIAMILSILGIQTIFSGMFLSLLLLNQVDESN
- a CDS encoding glycosyltransferase family 4 protein; protein product: MKIAFIYDTVYPWVKGGAEKRIYELARRLVKNGHEVHWYSWGWWWPEKGKKDIILEGIHLHGVGQPHSLYNGNKRSIKEAILFAVKLWPQLNKEKFDIIDCQGFPFFSCITAKIHSIFGKSKLIITFHEVWGDYWYQYLGYLGFFGKLVEKFIFRLTNRIITVSSKTQQDLLKQINASEAKVIPNGIDFKEIIEVKPHKNHHQVVFAGRLIKEKRVDLLIRALAFVKKDVTNIKAIIFGEGPEEQKIKKLADELELSNNITFRGFLENHPDLISHLKSSEVFVLPSEREGFGIIVIESNACGLPVVIVQSSMNAAVDLVNEGMNGFIANSTVEDLAKKITLALHEKKSMSDNCIAFAKKYDWDNIIPVLENYYYNSL
- a CDS encoding glycosyltransferase family 4 protein, translated to MKILQTPVRFYPYIGGVENYVYYLSQELVQMGHEVNVLCANEPVSAEYGTVNGINIKRLFSIGKIANTNLTPGLLRALSREDFDIIHTHIPTPWSADLSAYISSKNKKPLVLTYHNDVTGKGFANHIAKLYNATGLQRVLKKADRIIITQASYFESSPYLKPYHEKILVVPNGVNINKFQPSKAKEKNTLFFLSVLDEYHKYKGLDYLLNALKIVKNEIKSVKLIVGGKGVLLKSYGELATKLGLEENVEFVGFIPDDKLSDYYSQANIFVLPSISPVQEGFGIVALEALACKTPVVTTNIVGIADDLKKSESGTVVKPKDVESLAQGIIKILNNQKLQLTMGENGRKMVGEKYTWKKVAETMVNIYSEII